From Arachis hypogaea cultivar Tifrunner chromosome 3, arahy.Tifrunner.gnm2.J5K5, whole genome shotgun sequence:
aattctttaaccATGTTTCATGAAGATTCTAGTCCTGcaagttgatttaaaattttaatcaacaTTGCCTCCCTTAAATCAAACTTGCAGAATTAAGCATCTTCTTCAATTTGTAAAATAACTCGATCTTCAATGGCTTTATAAATAtatcagcaacttgttcttcagttggACAATACTCGATCACTGGTTTTTGTTTATATCCTTTTGCAACTAATCTTGCTTTGAAACGATCAACTTCACCACTGGGTTTGTACTTAGTCTTGTAAACCCACTTTACTCCAATCGGCTTCTTATTTGTTGGTAAATCTGTCAGCTCCCATGTGTCATTCTTTTCAATGGCATGAATCTCCTCatccattgctttcttccaattgttgtctttaaaggcttcttcaaagttcaacggctcacaatctgaaaatagaGCAAAATTTATGATTTCTTCATCAGACGGATTGTTGTCATTGCCAACTTCATAATCTGCTAATCTAGCAGGTAGTCTCCGCTCTCTTTGAGGTCTTCTAGATGATTCAGGTTGTTCGGTTGCATCTGGTtgtctttcttcttcatcatcacatgTATTTGAAATTACAATCGGATGTTTTTCTGTCTTTGTGTCCCAGTTCCACATGTCTTTCTCGTCGAACGTCACGTCTCTGCTGatgattactttctttgtttctggaTTGTACAACTTGTATGCTTTTGAGTCTGTGCTATAGCCAATAAAGATACACTTCTCGCCTTTGTCATCTAACTTCTTCCTTAATTGATCTGGTACGTGGGCATAAGCAATACACCCAAAGACTCTGAAATGATGAATGGAAGGCCGCTTTCCACTCCAAGCTTCCTCTGGAGTTTTATCACGAACACTTTTTGTTGGACACCTGTTTAAAATATGAACTGCTGTTGCGACTGCTTCTGCCCAAAACTCTTTAGGCACTTGTTTTGACTTGAGCATGCATCTGACCATATCCATGATggttctattctttctttcagcaactccattttgttgaggagtgtaTCTAGTTGTTAGTTGGTGTTGAATTCCGTGTTGCTTAAAGTATTCTGAACATGTAAGATATTCTGTTCCTCTGTCTGTTttgagaattttgattttacagccactttgtttttcgacaaacgccttgaatgtcttaaagacatcacatgcttctgatttctgcttcagaaagtatacccatgtatatctactaaaatcatcaataaaagtgataaagtacCTGCTACCACCATTACTTGGAACTTCTACAGAACAGAgatctgaatgcacaatttcaagtAATCTTCTAGCTCTCCATGACTTTCCTGTAGGGAATGGATCTCTGTGCTTCTTTCCCAGTTGACAAATCTCACAAATACAATTGGGAATATGAATCCGTGGTAGGCCAGAAACAAGTCCTTTTCTTGACAGGTAGTTTAGGCCAGAAAAATGAAAGTGCCCAAACTGCATATGCCACAACCAGTTATCATCAAGTATCACAGAACTCATGCAAGAGGGATtaacatgttgaatttttaaCGGAAACATTCTGTTTAAGGTCATCTTTGCTTTATCTATGAACCTTCCGTTGTTGTCAAATACAGTACAATATCCATGATAAGTTATCATCTTATATCCCTTCTCAGATAATTGCCCCATACTCAGTAAATTGTAATCAAGTTCAGGAGCATAGAAAACATCAGAAATATAACTCAGAGAACCATCTTTCAATCTAATTGGTATGTGCCCTTTTCCTTCAATAGGGATCTTTGTACTATTACCAAACTTCAATAATAGTTTAACTGAATCATCTAATGAAGAAAATAACTCCTTTCTACCAGACATATGATTACtgcaagcattatccaagtaccatatattttcatctttagcacatgaattacttgtaaaaaataaagtctGAGTACCCGGATTGTTATCAGTATTTTGATGCTGATTTTCTGCAACGTGTGCTTGATTATTATTCATCACTTTGAATCTGCAATCTGCTGCTTTGTGTCCATACTTTCCACAATGAAAGCAGTTGAAATTGGTTCTTTCTTGATGAAAATTTCCTCGACCTCTTCCTCGGTTGACAGGCCTGAAATTCATTCCACCTCTTCCTTGATTAGGTGGTGTAAAGTTATTGTAacttccttggttgtaattgccacgacCTCTACCTCTAAAACTTCCTCTGCCTCTACTTTGAAAATTAAAACCACGACCTCGTCCTTCTTGTGTACGGTTTGATTCTGCAACGTTGTTGAAATTCACTCGGCTTTTCAGGGCTTCCTCAGTTGATTTTTCTGACTTCTCCAGTATTCTACTGATGTGGCTTTCCATGGTTCCTTGCAACTCTGCAATCGTCATAGTATCCATATCGTGGGACTCTAGTATCGTAGTCACCACATGGTCATACTTCATCGGCATGGTGCGAAGAATTTTCTCCACCACTTTGCTATCGGGCATATCTTCTCCATAGACTCTCATCTTATTGACAAGATCTGTAACACGAGTAAAATATTGCTCAACGGTTTCTGAGCTAGACATCTCGTacctttcatattctcttcttaAAGACTGTAGCTTTGCTTTCTGAGCTTTATCTACGCCTTTGTATGACAGCTTCAACGTGTTCCATGCTTCCTTTGCACTTTTGGCATTTGCTATTTTGCCAAACACCGTATAATCTACtccttgatgaatttgagatagcgCCAATTGATCTCTCCTTTGTTGGGCAGCATCTGCTCCTTCTTGCAAACCTGGTTCAATGAAATTCCACAGGTTCTGGGCCTTCAAATGGGTGGACATCAAAGTCTCCCAATAACTATAATCGAGTTTCCCATCTAATTTGGGACCGAACCACACAATATTGAAAGTGTTTGCCATACTGACTCTATAAATAAACAATTATGTGAGAACTCTCTCACACCTCACAAACTCTCAAACAACAGGCGCTGGATTAACCAGCTTTGATACCAAATGTAAGTATAATACCCACACTATATTGGCCCTaggatcactcactcatataaataacactatcatatttttcatctctcaaaCTCACTAACACTCATAAAACAAGGGAGAGAATTTTCACATTTCAAAACATACACATTTCATTATAGAACACACAAAATACATAAGGCAtatatgcctttatataggcaatgcttcctactaaaataataatttatgaattaCAACTCAATTTTGTAATGACTACTATTTTATGAGTTGGCTTCATGAATCATCTTTCAACTTGTATTCATGTAGTTTCTATAATCTtctaatttcaattcaatttgattttgaatttcttcaatgTTGTAGAATATTGTAGATGTACTactctcttgaatgttcttcaaaaatcttcAAGCTTCCAACATCTTCTAGTAAATAGATGATTATTGTTTTCAGCTCAAacttttcttcttcaattctttaaccATGTTTCATGAAGATTCTAGTCCTGcaagttgatttaaaattttaatcaacaTTTTCCACAAGCTCCAACATCACCCTCATCTCAAACTTCTCCATAAGCAACACCCTACACCCTACTCTCGTAGAGCACAACATCACCGAGTGTAGTGCGTAAATGTGAAACAATGGTAGAACGCAAAGCACTACATCCTCTTCCTTCAGGTGCAAGTTAGGGTTCTCTCCCTCAACTTGTTGAGCCACGTTTGTTATCAGACTTCTGTGTGTCAGAACCACACCCTTCGGCAGCCCCGTCGTGCCGGAGGAAAATGGGAGTGCCACCATGTCGTCAGGGTCGATATCCACCTCCGGCAGCTTCCCTTCCATGCTGGAAACCACCGAGTAACTCATGCAGTTCTCTGGTGGATTGTCTACAGTTATCACCTACGTGTACAAATACGAGTATAAATACGGAATACGGTACACTATAAgtaaaaagacaattttaaatgaaaaaatatcaATGTTTGACACAAAAATGTATATGGTATGTGCTTACTATAAATgtgttttcttcttcttgtttgagcTTGTGCACGTGCATGGAACGTGTAATGACGATTTTGGCCTTGGAGGCTTTGAGCTGCTTTGTGATTTCAACGGAGGTGTAAGAAGGGTTGGCAGTGGTGGAAACTGCACCAAGCATAGATGCAGCCCAAAAGGAGAACACGAATTCTGGAGAGTTTGGGAGTAGGATCATGATGACGTCACCTTTGCGGATTCCAAGGTTGAAGAGGCCCACTGCAAAGCTTCTAGAAGCGCGGTGGATATCACCATAGGTGTAAGTCTTGCCATCACCAGTGATGAGACATGGGCGGTGGAAGACTTGGGGGAGCTTTTGAAAGGAATAAGTGTGGAGAGGAATAGTATTGATGATGGGTATGTCTGGTAATTTTGATTTAAAGATGTGGGTAGTTTGGTAAGtttggttgaagttggttttttgTGCATCAATGGAATAAGTTGTTTCTGATGATGGTGGCATGGCAACAGGGTTAATCTGATTTCGTTTGTACGAGCAAATATCTTTGTTGAATGAATCACACACACTTTAATTAAAATGGTAAAGTAATTGAGGAGTAATATGTTGATACGAAGAATCAATGAAGGAGAAAAATTAATCGTGTTGTAATATATAAGCATCGTAGAGGGGGAGGGGTTTTTGGTAATTTGGTTTGTTAGGTGATGGTAGCATACGAAATTACGAAGGGATTCAAGCATGTGGCTGGACTGGTAGATTAACGGTCTTCATATTATAAAAATCAAAACCAAAGTGCCACTTAATTTGGTTGGAATTGAAAGAGGCTCTTATTAATTAACTTCACCTAGTTttgtattataatttataagaaTGCATATAAGCATACTAATAAGTTGCCAATAGAAtttgaaggaagcatgcatagcCAAGTCATAAAGAAAATCAAGTCCACACTAGCACACAGACAGGTAAGTAATGTGGGTTATTGTCCACTGTTTTAATTCACCATTGAGTAGTTGAAACAATTCAAAGTGTGAAAAAAAGAATGAAGACATTGATGTGACAAAAAGAATGTATATGTAGCTATGGGAACTGGAAGGAACCACCAATTTGGTTGGAACCTTGAGGTGGATTAATAGCGACCCAAAGGAGTGAAATTGTGATAGCAATAAGACCAGACCACACAAAAACAATGGTAGGTGTTCTCCCTCTTCTTCCCATCAACCCTTTTGCAAACGGGTATAAATGAGTCAACACCCAAAAGCTGAAGAAAACTCCACCTAGCAACTTGCTCCATTGAGGTATCGCACTGTAAATAGTCCTGCTTACACCAACCGCTATTGCTATCAAGTTCACCATCATTATGGTGATTGGTGGCAACATCAGTGATGTCCATTTTACAATGTATAGATCGGCAAACTCGTCGTCTAGGTCGTCGCCACCGGACTTGGAGGTTAATGTGAATGAGATCTCTATTCCTGCTATCACTTTTAGCAGGCCTTGTAGAACCGCCGCCAGGTGGGCGCTTGTTCCGCCGATTAGCCAAAACTGTTCGTTTCGCCACCATTCTTCTAGCTCAATGCCGGACCACTTGATCTCCAGAATTGCAAGCATGCATAAAGTAACCGTGATTGTTAAGAGATAAACAAGGAACGTGACGCTGAGGGACTGAACGATGAACTGGCCGGAGAAGAGGGAGAGTGCCGGAAGAAAGCAGTAGACAATAAGGAATATGGAAGTGAAGGGATAGATTCCGACGTTAAGGTATGCAATTCGCTGAAGAAGCTTCATTCTTGAGCTTGCAAGAATGGCGTTGTTTCTTGAGAAGAATATTTCAACTGAACCAGTAGCCCACCGGAGAACCTGATGGAGTCTATCGGTGAGGTTGATCGGAGCAGTTCCCCGGAATGCGTCGCGTTTTGTCACACAGTAAACCGATTTCCATCCTCTGTTGTGCATCCTATAGCCGGTGACAACATCCTCAGTCACTGATCCGTAGATCCATCCTACACGGTGTCCCCATTCAGTCTTCTCCTCATACCAACAGGAGATAACACTGATGGCCTCGGCCACGGTCGATGCGTCGAGATGCTCCCGGGCGACGGTGAGAGCACCCGGGGGACGGCCATTCTTGACTGCAGGGTGGTCAGCAAGTGGCCTGCCTTGGAACTCTGCCACTGGAATTGAATCAATGAGGAAAGTTGAGTTTCCAAATTTCTTCGGGGACAAGGAAAGGTTCATTTCTTCATCATAATCAGAATCACCCATTCTCAGTGCTCTGTTCTCTTCAGGGGTGCTCTTCTTTCGCCTCCGGCCGAGGCAGCAACTACAGCAGCCTGAAGCCGAGTTATGTTCTTTGGAGCGAGGTGGATCGAAACCATAGAGGGCTACCCTTCTGAATAGACAACCGGTTCCTACATAAACTGGCCCTTGAAGTCCATCAAGGGCTCTCATGTTGACATCAAAGAATACAGTATTGTGATTGGCATATCTATCTGAGGGGTCAATCCCCTCGAACCGTTGTGGGAACTGGACATAGCAAAGGCGGTCGCCTCCTCGATCCATCATGAAGCACATACCTTCCCTCATTGCCTTTGAGTTATAGACATAGTGATCACAGTCAAGGTTGAGTATGAAAGGTCCATTGGACATGATTGCCGAGGCTCGAACCAAGGCGTTCATGGCTCCAGCTTTCTTGTTGTGATCATAGCCCGGACGTTTCTCTCTGGAAACGTAAACAAGAAGGGGAAGACGGATATCCACATCGGTCATGTCAATGAGATTTGAATCGTCACTGGTTCCTAGAAGAGGTTCATCACTTGGAGGTTTCAACATCATCTGCATAATTACATTCATCAGGCATGGATTACTAGTTATCACTCATTAATTATCATCATTAGATATAGTTTTAGTTAATGTTTAATTAGACCCTATAGTCTAAAAATTTGTAATCAAGTCCTATAGTACCTGAATTATACCAGCATGGTCACCCCTGGAGTGTTCAGGTGCAGAATTCAACCAAGTTCCTGGCCAGTGAGTTCCATCAGCCATCCATGTTGCTTTTGGAATCTTTACAGGCTCCACAGGTTCATCTTCCCTGTTCTGTCTCTGAAGTTTCATGGCCTTGATT
This genomic window contains:
- the LOC112789304 gene encoding cellulose synthase-like protein D2 isoform X1 — protein: MYNFTIICVSIEWNLDTMLIKKDLIFAKFLNWDIRFNLSSKMASKQFKGSRSSLSATSDAPENQKPPLPPTITFGRRTSSGRYISYSRDDLDSELGNNDFMNYTVHLPPTPDNQPMDPSISQKVEEQYVSNSLFTGGFNSVTQAHLMEKVIESEANHPQMAGAKGSSCAIPGCDAKVMRDERGVDILPCECDFKICRDCYIDAVKIGGGMCPGCKEPYKNTELDEVAVDNGRPLPLPPPNRVSKMERRLSLMKSTKSALMRSQTGDFDHNRWLFETTGTYGYGNAIWPKEGNFGNGNGDDNSVADPSELMNRPWRPLTRKLKIPAAILSPYRLIIFVRLAVLVLFLMWRVTHPNKEAIWLWGMSVVCEIWFAFSWLLDQLPKLCPVNRSTDLNVLKEKFETPTPDNPTGKSDLPGIDIFVSTADPEKEPPLVTANTILSILATDYPVEKLSCYVSDDGGALLTFEAMAEAASFANVWVPFCRKHDIEPRNPESYFNLKRDPYKNKVRPDFVKDRRRVKREYDEFKVRINGLPDSIRRRSDAFHAREEIKAMKLQRQNREDEPVEPVKIPKATWMADGTHWPGTWLNSAPEHSRGDHAGIIQMMLKPPSDEPLLGTSDDSNLIDMTDVDIRLPLLVYVSREKRPGYDHNKKAGAMNALVRASAIMSNGPFILNLDCDHYVYNSKAMREGMCFMMDRGGDRLCYVQFPQRFEGIDPSDRYANHNTVFFDVNMRALDGLQGPVYVGTGCLFRRVALYGFDPPRSKEHNSASGCCSCCLGRRRKKSTPEENRALRMGDSDYDEEMNLSLSPKKFGNSTFLIDSIPVAEFQGRPLADHPAVKNGRPPGALTVAREHLDASTVAEAISVISCWYEEKTEWGHRVGWIYGSVTEDVVTGYRMHNRGWKSVYCVTKRDAFRGTAPINLTDRLHQVLRWATGSVEIFFSRNNAILASSRMKLLQRIAYLNVGIYPFTSIFLIVYCFLPALSLFSGQFIVQSLSVTFLVYLLTITVTLCMLAILEIKWSGIELEEWWRNEQFWLIGGTSAHLAAVLQGLLKVIAGIEISFTLTSKSGGDDLDDEFADLYIVKWTSLMLPPITIMMVNLIAIAVGVSRTIYSAIPQWSKLLGGVFFSFWVLTHLYPFAKGLMGRRGRTPTIVFVWSGLIAITISLLWVAINPPQGSNQIGGSFQFP
- the LOC112789304 gene encoding cellulose synthase-like protein D2 isoform X2 produces the protein MASKQFKGSRSSLSATSDAPENQKPPLPPTITFGRRTSSGRYISYSRDDLDSELGNNDFMNYTVHLPPTPDNQPMDPSISQKVEEQYVSNSLFTGGFNSVTQAHLMEKVIESEANHPQMAGAKGSSCAIPGCDAKVMRDERGVDILPCECDFKICRDCYIDAVKIGGGMCPGCKEPYKNTELDEVAVDNGRPLPLPPPNRVSKMERRLSLMKSTKSALMRSQTGDFDHNRWLFETTGTYGYGNAIWPKEGNFGNGNGDDNSVADPSELMNRPWRPLTRKLKIPAAILSPYRLIIFVRLAVLVLFLMWRVTHPNKEAIWLWGMSVVCEIWFAFSWLLDQLPKLCPVNRSTDLNVLKEKFETPTPDNPTGKSDLPGIDIFVSTADPEKEPPLVTANTILSILATDYPVEKLSCYVSDDGGALLTFEAMAEAASFANVWVPFCRKHDIEPRNPESYFNLKRDPYKNKVRPDFVKDRRRVKREYDEFKVRINGLPDSIRRRSDAFHAREEIKAMKLQRQNREDEPVEPVKIPKATWMADGTHWPGTWLNSAPEHSRGDHAGIIQMMLKPPSDEPLLGTSDDSNLIDMTDVDIRLPLLVYVSREKRPGYDHNKKAGAMNALVRASAIMSNGPFILNLDCDHYVYNSKAMREGMCFMMDRGGDRLCYVQFPQRFEGIDPSDRYANHNTVFFDVNMRALDGLQGPVYVGTGCLFRRVALYGFDPPRSKEHNSASGCCSCCLGRRRKKSTPEENRALRMGDSDYDEEMNLSLSPKKFGNSTFLIDSIPVAEFQGRPLADHPAVKNGRPPGALTVAREHLDASTVAEAISVISCWYEEKTEWGHRVGWIYGSVTEDVVTGYRMHNRGWKSVYCVTKRDAFRGTAPINLTDRLHQVLRWATGSVEIFFSRNNAILASSRMKLLQRIAYLNVGIYPFTSIFLIVYCFLPALSLFSGQFIVQSLSVTFLVYLLTITVTLCMLAILEIKWSGIELEEWWRNEQFWLIGGTSAHLAAVLQGLLKVIAGIEISFTLTSKSGGDDLDDEFADLYIVKWTSLMLPPITIMMVNLIAIAVGVSRTIYSAIPQWSKLLGGVFFSFWVLTHLYPFAKGLMGRRGRTPTIVFVWSGLIAITISLLWVAINPPQGSNQIGGSFQFP